A single window of Chitinophagales bacterium DNA harbors:
- a CDS encoding AAA family ATPase, which translates to MKPLPLNIQTFKSIIDKKILYVDKTEEICKLLESPIAYYFLSRPRRFGKSLLVSTLQEIFEGNKALFKGLYIYDKINWKKHPVIRIDFSKLTYKNGEKLEQAIISLFNATAKEHEIALEKPQMKESWAELVEKIYEKTQAEVVLLIDEYDAPINSFIDEPQTLKGVQDVIREFYKTTKALDGYWRFVFVTGITKYAKLSLFSAINNITDISIHPRYHAILGIGIEDLEKYFHDYLLVLEEKFQMDRTTLLAHIRWWYNGYSWNGRDKFFNPYSLLHFFDRKEFTNYWFSTGTPTLLVQQIKKNNQSIANYEKIEVTHTTFESFEVEDMPLDALLWQTGYLTITKADATIYGVNYTLSFPNNEVRISFVKHILSTYTNYNLSQVETDVK; encoded by the coding sequence ATGAAACCATTACCTCTAAATATCCAGACTTTTAAAAGTATTATTGACAAAAAAATACTCTATGTAGATAAAACCGAAGAGATTTGTAAATTGCTCGAATCTCCTATTGCATACTATTTTCTTTCTCGTCCTCGAAGGTTTGGCAAATCGTTATTGGTAAGTACTTTACAAGAAATATTTGAAGGGAATAAAGCACTTTTTAAAGGCTTGTATATCTATGACAAAATAAATTGGAAGAAACACCCTGTTATACGGATTGATTTTAGCAAACTCACCTATAAGAATGGTGAGAAATTGGAACAAGCGATTATTTCTCTGTTCAACGCGACTGCGAAAGAGCATGAGATAGCATTGGAGAAACCACAAATGAAAGAAAGCTGGGCAGAGTTGGTGGAGAAAATATATGAGAAAACTCAAGCTGAAGTGGTGCTACTGATTGATGAATACGATGCGCCAATTAACAGTTTTATTGATGAACCCCAAACATTGAAGGGCGTTCAAGATGTCATTCGAGAATTTTACAAAACGACTAAAGCATTGGATGGGTATTGGCGTTTTGTGTTTGTAACAGGAATTACCAAATACGCCAAATTATCCTTGTTTTCAGCTATCAACAATATTACCGATATTAGCATACATCCAAGATATCATGCTATTCTTGGAATTGGCATTGAAGACTTGGAAAAGTATTTTCATGATTATTTGCTCGTATTGGAAGAAAAGTTTCAAATGGATAGAACAACCTTATTGGCACACATTCGGTGGTGGTACAATGGTTATTCTTGGAATGGGCGAGACAAATTTTTCAATCCGTATTCATTGTTGCATTTTTTTGACAGAAAGGAATTTACAAATTATTGGTTTTCAACAGGCACTCCTACTTTGTTGGTTCAACAAATCAAAAAAAACAACCAATCTATTGCTAATTATGAAAAAATAGAAGTTACACATACGACTTTTGAAAGCTTTGAAGTAGAAGATATGCCTTTGGATGCACTTCTTTGGCAGACAGGTTATTTGACCATCACTAAAGCAGATGCTACTATATATGGAGTAAATTACACCTTGTCTTTTCCGAACAATGAAGTGCGGATTTCTTTTGTCAAACACATTTTGTCAACTTACACCAACTACAATCTGAGTCAAGTTGAAACCGATGTAAAATGA
- a CDS encoding bestrophin family ion channel produces the protein MYTKRHYGFWMTFNWSKKPFFYALIYAFTINLLHVFLHDHIELSLPWQPISIIGIAVAFYLGFKNNSSYDRTWEARKIWGSIVNNSRSFGAAIVAFVQGEQADTVKKELIYRHIAWMTALRYQLRLSKEWEHTEERVNGLYTPNISEEYYEKLDDEVMNFISEAEFEGYKSKANIATQILATQSKRLQELRDLNYFEDFRHIAFHDLIVSFYEDQGKSERIKNFPFPRQYASTALWVTIVFSILFPLGMLGIFEDKAPLLFWLSPVFSALAIWVFFLMEMIGDYSENPFEGSYNDVPITAIARGIEIDMRQMINDENIPEGVKAENGFLL, from the coding sequence ATGTACACTAAACGGCACTACGGATTTTGGATGACCTTCAATTGGTCAAAGAAACCGTTTTTTTATGCACTAATTTACGCCTTCACTATCAATTTATTGCATGTTTTTCTGCACGATCATATTGAACTATCGCTGCCTTGGCAACCTATTAGTATCATCGGTATAGCAGTTGCTTTCTATTTGGGCTTTAAAAACAATAGCTCTTATGATAGGACTTGGGAAGCTCGAAAAATTTGGGGAAGTATTGTGAACAATAGTCGTTCTTTTGGGGCTGCAATAGTTGCTTTTGTCCAAGGCGAACAGGCGGATACTGTCAAGAAAGAACTGATTTATAGACATATAGCTTGGATGACTGCTTTGCGTTATCAGTTGCGTTTGAGCAAAGAGTGGGAACATACCGAAGAACGGGTAAATGGTTTGTATACACCTAATATTTCTGAGGAATATTACGAAAAATTGGATGATGAGGTAATGAACTTTATCTCAGAAGCAGAATTTGAAGGCTATAAATCGAAGGCAAACATTGCGACTCAAATTTTGGCGACTCAATCCAAACGATTGCAGGAGTTGAGAGATTTGAATTATTTTGAAGATTTCCGACACATCGCCTTTCACGATTTGATAGTATCTTTTTATGAAGACCAAGGCAAGTCCGAGCGCATCAAAAACTTTCCATTTCCTCGCCAATATGCTTCTACTGCGCTTTGGGTGACGATAGTTTTCAGCATTTTGTTTCCTTTGGGTATGTTGGGCATTTTTGAGGATAAGGCCCCTTTACTATTTTGGTTATCCCCTGTTTTTTCAGCTTTGGCAATATGGGTGTTTTTCTTGATGGAAATGATTGGTGATTATTCCGAAAATCCTTTTGAAGGATCCTACAATGATGTGCCGATTACGGCGATTGCTCGTGGCATTGAGATTGATATGCGGCAGATGATCAATGATGAGAATATTCCTGAAGGTGTGAAGGCGGAGAATGGGTTTTTATTGTAA
- a CDS encoding NAD(P)-binding domain-containing protein: MKIAIIGTGNVGGALATQWSKAGHEIHLGVQNTNDFKGKDLLENDHTSVHTVSEAVALAEVILVATPPHIALDLADEFGDVAEKIIIDATNVVQKNPTPYPTAFHAFEDLTKAEVVKCFNTTGFENMQDPKYGDFQLDMFMAGNSNRAKNTAKQLAKDIGFANCYDFGKSDRVELLEKLALSWINLAIFQGVGRNIGFKVLVR, from the coding sequence ATGAAAATCGCAATCATAGGAACTGGAAATGTTGGAGGAGCATTGGCGACTCAATGGTCAAAAGCTGGACATGAAATTCACTTAGGAGTTCAGAATACCAACGATTTCAAAGGCAAAGACTTGTTGGAGAATGACCATACATCGGTGCATACTGTTTCGGAAGCAGTTGCATTGGCAGAAGTAATTTTGGTCGCAACTCCGCCGCATATTGCACTTGATTTAGCAGATGAATTTGGAGATGTTGCAGAAAAAATAATAATTGATGCGACTAATGTTGTTCAAAAAAATCCTACTCCTTACCCCACTGCTTTCCATGCTTTTGAGGATTTGACCAAAGCGGAAGTTGTCAAGTGCTTCAATACCACAGGGTTTGAAAATATGCAAGACCCAAAATATGGTGACTTTCAACTGGATATGTTCATGGCTGGAAACAGCAACCGAGCTAAAAACACTGCAAAACAACTTGCTAAGGATATAGGTTTTGCCAATTGTTATGATTTTGGAAAATCGGATAGAGTAGAATTATTGGAGAAATTAGCTTTGTCGTGGATAAACTTAGCCATTTTTCAAGGGGTTGGCCGCAATATTGGCTTCAAAGTATTGGTGCGTTGA
- a CDS encoding type 1 glutamine amidotransferase domain-containing protein, with translation MSQIKEVQQYVHFHGAPSKGKILMVASSPTVSKQTGWPIGFWAAELTHPLRVFQEAGFEVTLASTEGGKIEMDVYSNPIDASGYSAHDVVSLGYLQQESFLQMLENTQKLEEVKIGDFDAIFLVGGQGPMYTFRGNKSLEKLFVAFYESAKPSAAVCHSTTLLLEAKKTDGELLVTGKTWTGFADSEEEFADQAVGMKIQPYRIETEAKKIAGTTFKVAAPFSAYAIADGNLITGQQQNSGAAAAELVVEMLSV, from the coding sequence ATGTCTCAAATAAAAGAAGTTCAACAATACGTACATTTTCACGGCGCACCTTCAAAAGGAAAAATATTGATGGTAGCGAGTAGTCCAACGGTTTCTAAACAAACAGGTTGGCCGATTGGATTTTGGGCTGCTGAATTGACCCATCCATTAAGGGTATTCCAAGAAGCTGGTTTTGAAGTAACTTTGGCTTCTACTGAAGGTGGGAAAATTGAAATGGATGTTTATTCCAATCCAATAGATGCAAGTGGCTATTCTGCTCACGATGTGGTTTCTTTGGGCTATTTGCAGCAAGAGAGTTTCCTTCAAATGCTCGAAAATACCCAGAAACTGGAGGAAGTGAAAATTGGTGATTTTGATGCCATTTTTTTAGTAGGGGGTCAAGGGCCAATGTACACTTTTAGGGGAAACAAAAGCTTGGAAAAGTTGTTTGTAGCTTTTTATGAATCGGCAAAACCCAGCGCTGCGGTTTGTCATTCAACAACTTTGCTATTGGAGGCTAAAAAAACGGATGGAGAACTTTTGGTGACAGGTAAAACTTGGACAGGTTTTGCAGATAGTGAAGAAGAGTTTGCAGATCAAGCCGTGGGAATGAAAATTCAACCTTACCGCATCGAAACTGAAGCTAAAAAAATAGCAGGAACGACTTTCAAAGTAGCTGCTCCTTTTTCCGCCTATGCCATTGCAGATGGAAACTTAATCACAGGACAACAGCAAAATTCAGGTGCTGCTGCGGCTGAATTGGTTGTAGAAATGTTATCGGTTTAA
- a CDS encoding helix-turn-helix domain-containing protein, giving the protein MPDFIYDGKMYYNPVEFAMDRLGGTWKMPILWRLKDKIYRYSELKRSIAHISDKMLTTQLRQLEKDGFIHRKVYAVVPPKTEYSITPKGLLSIPIVETIRNFGIQLMEIEGIDIEHYEN; this is encoded by the coding sequence ATGCCTGATTTTATTTACGATGGAAAAATGTATTACAATCCCGTAGAGTTTGCGATGGACAGATTGGGTGGCACATGGAAAATGCCAATTTTATGGCGACTCAAAGACAAAATTTACCGATATAGTGAATTGAAGCGTTCTATCGCCCACATTTCGGATAAGATGCTTACCACTCAATTGAGGCAACTGGAAAAGGACGGTTTTATTCACCGAAAAGTATATGCAGTCGTCCCTCCAAAAACTGAATACAGCATCACTCCAAAAGGATTGTTGAGTATTCCGATAGTAGAAACCATTCGCAATTTTGGAATACAATTGATGGAGATAGAAGGCATTGACATAGAGCATTATGAGAATTAA
- a CDS encoding NAD-dependent succinate-semialdehyde dehydrogenase yields the protein MSTKIFKSINPYNLVTIAEYEELNDQQIQNKLQKADEAYKHWSRTSFENRGERMLKIAKLLKSETDRYARTITAEMGKPITQARAEIEKCAWVCEYYAKNAEKFLKDKHIQTDASESWVSYESIGCVMAIMPWNYPFWQFFRYAAPTIMAGNVGILKHASNVFGCAIQMEEIFLEADFPEGVFQNLTISSDKVAGILEDKRVKAVTLTGSEGAGSAVASKAGKHIKKSVLELGGSNAFVVLDDADIDQAVEVGYWARLQNTGQSCIAAKRFILQEGIAEEFMEGFKTKFEAMQVGNPIEEDTKIGPMARADLAEELEEQMQKSIDKGAKVLVGGNRTDAKFTPTILTNVKKGMPAFNEELFGPVASVFTVKTDEEAVNLANATNFGLGDSLCTSNMERAKKLIPHFEGGAVFVNELVKSDPRLPFGGTKISGYGRELSENGIMEFVNKKTVYIK from the coding sequence ATGTCAACCAAAATCTTCAAAAGCATCAACCCCTACAACCTTGTTACCATTGCAGAATACGAAGAACTAAATGATCAACAAATTCAAAACAAACTGCAAAAAGCAGATGAAGCTTACAAGCATTGGTCTCGAACGAGTTTTGAGAACAGGGGAGAAAGAATGCTCAAGATAGCTAAACTACTCAAGAGCGAAACCGATAGATACGCCCGAACCATCACCGCCGAAATGGGAAAACCCATCACTCAAGCTCGCGCCGAAATCGAAAAATGTGCTTGGGTTTGTGAGTATTACGCCAAAAATGCAGAGAAATTTTTGAAGGACAAACACATCCAAACAGATGCAAGTGAAAGTTGGGTGAGCTACGAATCAATTGGCTGCGTGATGGCAATCATGCCGTGGAATTATCCTTTTTGGCAGTTTTTTAGATACGCCGCTCCGACCATCATGGCAGGAAATGTGGGGATTCTCAAACATGCTTCCAACGTTTTTGGCTGTGCTATACAGATGGAAGAAATCTTTTTGGAAGCGGATTTTCCAGAAGGCGTTTTTCAAAATTTAACCATTTCAAGCGATAAAGTTGCAGGTATTTTGGAGGACAAGCGGGTGAAAGCTGTCACGCTGACGGGTAGTGAGGGCGCAGGTTCGGCTGTTGCTTCAAAGGCTGGAAAACACATCAAAAAATCGGTTTTGGAATTAGGCGGAAGCAATGCCTTTGTAGTGTTGGACGATGCAGATATTGACCAAGCCGTTGAAGTAGGTTATTGGGCGAGGCTTCAAAATACAGGCCAAAGCTGCATTGCTGCAAAGCGTTTTATACTACAAGAAGGTATTGCAGAAGAATTTATGGAAGGCTTCAAAACCAAATTTGAAGCAATGCAAGTGGGCAATCCCATTGAAGAAGATACCAAAATTGGCCCAATGGCTCGTGCTGACCTTGCGGAAGAATTGGAGGAACAAATGCAAAAATCCATTGACAAAGGAGCAAAAGTCTTGGTAGGCGGGAATAGAACAGATGCCAAATTTACCCCAACGATTCTCACCAACGTCAAAAAAGGAATGCCCGCCTTCAATGAAGAACTCTTTGGTCCTGTAGCTTCTGTATTCACCGTCAAAACCGACGAAGAAGCAGTCAACTTGGCAAATGCTACCAATTTTGGATTGGGGGATAGTCTATGTACCAGCAATATGGAACGTGCCAAAAAGTTGATTCCACACTTTGAAGGTGGTGCTGTATTCGTCAATGAATTGGTCAAATCCGACCCTCGTTTGCCTTTTGGCGGCACAAAAATTTCTGGCTATGGAAGGGAGTTGTCGGAAAATGGAATCATGGAGTTTGTGAACAAAAAGACGGTTTACATCAAGTAA
- the acs gene encoding acetate--CoA ligase — MSHKITSWEQYQTDYKRSVEDPEGFWADIAESFQWHKKWDKVLDWNFKEPNVKWFEGGKLNITENCIDRHLETRSDKVAILWEPNEPTDEVRTFTYKELHSEVCKFSNVLKNNGVKKGDRICLYMPMVPELAIAVLACARVGAIHSVVFAGFSAQALADRINDATCNVLLTADGSYRGNKTVDLKGIADEALEQCPTIETSIVYQRINSDVVMKEGRDKWWHEEMAKVDDNCPAEIMDAEDMLFILYTSGSTGKPKGVVHTTAGYMVYTYYSFLNVFQYEENDVYWCTADIGWITGHSYIVYGPLAAGATTVMFEGIPTYPDAGRFWAVVDKHKVNQFYTAPTAIRALMAQGLKYVEPYGLDSLKVLGTVGEPINEEAWHWYYDHIGKKKCPLVDTWWQTETGGIQITAIPNVTKLKPTYASLPLPGIQPCLVDKDGNEIEENGVEGLLCTKFPWPSILRTTYGDDERCRITYFSHFEDKYFTGDGARRDENGFYRIIGRVDDVINVSGHRMGTAEVENAINEHPNVVESAVVGYPHDIKGQGIYAYIIVDKAVEDTAAFTKEIRDVVTKEIGPIAKPDKVLVVSGLPKTRSGKIMRRILRKIASGDASNLGDTSTLLDPSVVEEIKKGAGLE; from the coding sequence ATGTCACACAAAATAACTTCTTGGGAACAATACCAAACCGACTACAAGCGCAGTGTAGAAGACCCCGAAGGCTTCTGGGCAGATATTGCAGAGAGTTTTCAATGGCACAAAAAATGGGATAAGGTATTGGATTGGAACTTCAAAGAACCAAATGTCAAATGGTTTGAAGGAGGAAAATTGAACATTACCGAAAACTGTATAGACCGTCACCTCGAAACCCGTAGCGACAAAGTAGCGATTCTATGGGAACCCAATGAACCTACCGATGAGGTGCGAACTTTTACTTACAAAGAACTGCACAGCGAAGTCTGTAAGTTTTCCAATGTGTTGAAAAACAATGGAGTCAAAAAAGGCGACCGAATTTGTTTGTATATGCCGATGGTTCCTGAGTTGGCGATTGCAGTGTTGGCATGTGCAAGGGTAGGGGCGATTCACTCCGTAGTTTTTGCAGGTTTTTCGGCGCAAGCATTGGCGGACAGAATCAACGATGCGACCTGCAATGTGCTTTTGACCGCAGATGGTTCTTATAGAGGCAACAAAACCGTTGATTTGAAAGGCATTGCAGATGAGGCTTTGGAGCAGTGTCCTACGATTGAAACGAGTATTGTGTATCAAAGAATCAACAGCGATGTGGTGATGAAAGAAGGGCGGGACAAATGGTGGCACGAAGAAATGGCGAAAGTGGACGACAATTGCCCCGCCGAAATCATGGATGCCGAAGACATGCTGTTTATTCTATATACTTCTGGCTCAACGGGTAAGCCCAAAGGTGTGGTGCATACTACGGCAGGCTATATGGTTTACACTTATTACAGTTTCCTCAATGTATTTCAATACGAGGAAAATGATGTGTATTGGTGTACGGCAGATATTGGTTGGATTACAGGACATTCCTACATCGTGTATGGCCCTTTGGCGGCTGGTGCAACAACGGTGATGTTTGAAGGGATTCCGACCTATCCCGATGCAGGGCGTTTTTGGGCGGTAGTGGACAAGCACAAGGTGAATCAATTTTATACGGCTCCAACTGCCATTCGTGCATTGATGGCGCAGGGTTTGAAGTATGTTGAACCGTATGGTTTGGACAGTTTGAAGGTGTTGGGTACGGTGGGTGAACCGATTAATGAGGAGGCTTGGCACTGGTATTACGACCACATTGGCAAGAAAAAATGCCCCTTAGTGGATACTTGGTGGCAAACCGAAACGGGTGGTATTCAGATTACTGCAATTCCAAACGTAACCAAATTGAAGCCAACTTATGCTTCGCTTCCTCTGCCTGGTATTCAACCTTGTTTGGTGGATAAAGACGGCAATGAGATTGAAGAAAATGGAGTGGAAGGTTTGCTGTGTACAAAATTTCCGTGGCCTTCCATTCTTCGCACGACTTATGGCGATGATGAGCGTTGCAGAATTACTTATTTTTCCCATTTTGAAGACAAGTATTTTACGGGTGATGGTGCACGCCGAGATGAAAATGGTTTTTATAGAATTATTGGTCGGGTGGACGATGTCATCAATGTATCCGGTCATAGAATGGGTACGGCGGAGGTTGAAAATGCCATCAATGAACATCCGAATGTGGTGGAATCGGCTGTGGTGGGTTATCCGCACGACATAAAAGGCCAGGGGATTTATGCCTATATCATTGTAGATAAAGCGGTGGAGGATACGGCTGCTTTTACCAAAGAAATACGAGATGTGGTGACAAAAGAGATTGGCCCTATTGCGAAACCTGATAAAGTTTTGGTAGTAAGCGGTTTGCCTAAGACTCGCTCGGGTAAAATCATGCGCCGAATTTTGCGGAAGATTGCAAGTGGCGATGCTTCTAATTTGGGTGATACTTCTACTTTGCTGGATCCGAGTGTGGTGGAGGAGATTAAGAAAGGCGCTGGATTGGAGTAG
- a CDS encoding PepSY domain-containing protein, with protein sequence MKKFVFILLCLFVALSTMMLSCTSPKWKWEGSVYPPIVEAIKKTKGKTGKKMMEKRNAYIKELKITDIAEISTSSGHFSYQFKQGLTRVLPHFNTDSLFTNYRHLLGLRGIDSMAIVREFDEYKGKGKIAHYHQYYKGLLVEDAFLKIEHTNKAIKTVSGNLILNIDMEVNPQISKEEAIEIAMKSFPDSVVFPWEKWDFSTTQLSSTDSLSFFPSAKLLLVGGRYGNPQLAYEVNLTTSEPYDAFSIYINAESPPYNIVKKISNMNYLSDN encoded by the coding sequence ATGAAAAAGTTCGTATTCATTTTACTCTGTTTATTTGTAGCATTATCAACCATGATGCTCAGTTGTACAAGTCCGAAATGGAAATGGGAAGGCTCTGTTTATCCTCCAATTGTTGAAGCCATCAAAAAGACAAAAGGCAAAACGGGCAAAAAGATGATGGAAAAAAGGAATGCCTACATCAAAGAACTAAAAATAACCGATATAGCAGAGATTTCTACAAGTTCTGGACACTTCAGTTATCAATTCAAACAAGGACTTACAAGAGTTCTCCCTCACTTCAATACCGATAGTTTGTTTACTAATTACAGACACCTACTTGGTTTGAGAGGAATTGACAGTATGGCGATAGTTAGAGAATTTGATGAATATAAAGGGAAAGGAAAAATAGCCCATTACCATCAGTATTATAAAGGGCTATTGGTAGAAGATGCTTTCCTTAAAATAGAACATACAAACAAGGCTATAAAAACGGTAAGTGGGAACTTGATACTCAATATTGACATGGAGGTTAACCCACAGATTAGCAAAGAAGAAGCCATCGAAATAGCCATGAAAAGTTTTCCCGATTCGGTTGTCTTTCCGTGGGAAAAGTGGGATTTTTCTACCACCCAATTGTCATCAACAGATAGTTTATCATTCTTTCCCAGTGCAAAGTTGCTGCTTGTTGGTGGTCGTTATGGCAATCCTCAATTGGCTTATGAAGTCAATCTAACTACTTCTGAACCCTATGATGCTTTTTCCATTTATATAAATGCGGAATCACCTCCATATAACATCGTCAAAAAGATATCAAACATGAATTACCTGTCAGATAATTGA